One genomic region from Catenovulum adriaticum encodes:
- the tilS gene encoding tRNA lysidine(34) synthetase TilS, producing the protein MLLNTTELNQLEHFSQQQKTLFVGLSGGVDSVVLLDVLYQLSQDKSNNLTFNLAAIHVHHGLSKNANTWQDFCFKFCQQRNIPFQAQQVSLIRDKRQSLEALAREARYQIFSELSDEHSVLVTAQHLNDQAETFLLRLKRGSGPTGLSAMARLSDLPSQNKQSRILWRPLLKVSKTDILAYAKQHQLTWMEDESNLNNDFDRNFIRNQVLPLIETRWPEFQTCIARSAELCQQEQSILAQVAQQDLASLKLKNANHSIDLLAFNQLDSARQSNVLRYWLKQFSEPMPSQAVLEQIRQNSQASIDQQPKIKLGQGELWQYKKGLYYISQVQIAALNNIPHNLELEVSKLNLGNLTLDKQALDNQALAKRTVDKQAEPKTVLTLSNGQQLEINWRALGIQLHQQDKVTIEFSPSLKTKCRPKYRHCSKSIKQCLQELEIPIWQRPHIPYLFINNQLKAAIGFWECE; encoded by the coding sequence ATGTTATTGAATACAACTGAACTGAATCAACTTGAACATTTTAGCCAGCAACAAAAAACTTTATTTGTGGGTTTAAGCGGTGGAGTTGACTCTGTCGTTCTGTTAGATGTGTTATATCAGCTCAGTCAAGACAAAAGTAACAACTTAACGTTTAATTTAGCGGCTATCCATGTGCACCATGGCCTGAGTAAAAACGCTAATACTTGGCAAGATTTTTGTTTTAAATTTTGTCAGCAGCGAAATATTCCGTTTCAGGCTCAACAGGTATCACTTATTCGTGATAAGCGGCAAAGTTTAGAAGCACTCGCGCGCGAAGCCCGTTATCAGATTTTTAGTGAACTGAGTGATGAGCACAGCGTGCTCGTGACCGCTCAACATTTAAATGATCAAGCTGAAACCTTTTTATTAAGGCTTAAACGCGGTAGTGGCCCTACGGGCTTATCTGCCATGGCTCGTTTAAGTGATTTACCCAGTCAAAATAAGCAAAGTCGAATATTGTGGCGACCTTTACTTAAAGTCAGTAAAACCGATATTTTAGCTTATGCAAAACAACACCAGCTCACTTGGATGGAAGATGAAAGTAATCTTAATAATGATTTTGATCGTAACTTTATCAGAAACCAAGTATTACCATTAATAGAAACTCGCTGGCCTGAATTTCAAACCTGTATTGCCCGTAGCGCAGAGCTATGCCAGCAAGAGCAAAGTATTTTGGCTCAGGTCGCGCAACAAGACTTAGCCAGTTTAAAACTAAAAAATGCAAACCATAGCATTGATTTGTTGGCTTTTAACCAGCTAGACAGTGCCAGACAGAGTAATGTACTCAGATATTGGTTAAAACAATTTAGCGAGCCAATGCCATCGCAAGCGGTATTAGAGCAAATCAGGCAAAATAGCCAAGCGAGTATTGATCAGCAGCCTAAAATTAAATTAGGCCAAGGCGAATTGTGGCAATATAAAAAAGGCCTTTATTATATTAGCCAAGTGCAAATTGCTGCACTTAACAACATCCCGCATAACCTGGAGCTTGAGGTCAGCAAGTTAAATTTAGGCAATCTAACTTTAGATAAACAAGCTTTAGATAACCAAGCTTTAGCCAAACGGACTGTAGATAAACAAGCAGAGCCAAAAACGGTACTGACTTTATCTAATGGTCAGCAACTGGAAATTAATTGGCGCGCACTCGGTATTCAGCTACATCAGCAAGATAAAGTTACGATTGAATTTAGCCCGAGTTTAAAAACCAAATGTCGGCCAAAATATCGTCATTGCAGTAAGAGTATAAAGCAATGCTTACAAGAGCTTGAAATACCAATCTGGCAAAGGCCACATATTCCCTATTTATTTATCAATAACCAACTTAAAGCAGCAATTGGCTTTTGGGAGTGCGAATAA
- the arfB gene encoding alternative ribosome rescue aminoacyl-tRNA hydrolase ArfB, with the protein MLFISNSVSIPYREIELNFVRSQGAGGQNVNKVNTAVHLRFDINASSLPEFYKEKLLNLNDNRLTKEGILVIKAQSERSQDDNRQQALARLAELIRSANKVQRKRIATKPSRSAKRKRVDNKTKRGQVKQNRKKVSF; encoded by the coding sequence ATGTTATTTATTTCTAATTCAGTGTCTATCCCGTATCGCGAAATTGAGCTTAATTTTGTGCGTTCGCAAGGTGCGGGTGGGCAAAATGTGAATAAGGTCAATACCGCGGTTCATTTACGGTTTGATATTAACGCTTCCAGTTTACCTGAGTTTTATAAAGAAAAACTGTTAAACCTGAATGATAACCGACTGACAAAAGAGGGCATTTTAGTGATAAAAGCACAAAGTGAGCGTAGTCAGGATGATAATCGTCAACAAGCTTTAGCGCGTTTAGCGGAACTGATTCGAAGTGCAAATAAAGTGCAGCGTAAACGGATTGCCACTAAACCTTCTCGTTCAGCTAAACGTAAACGAGTTGATAATAAAACGAAACGAGGCCAAGTTAAACAAAATCGAAAAAAAGTGAGTTTTTAA